Proteins co-encoded in one Arthrobacter alpinus genomic window:
- a CDS encoding ferrochelatase → MSNRKVAPAEYDAILLASFGGPEGQDDVIPFLRNVTRGRGIPDERLEEVSHHYRKNGGISPINAQNRALKAALEAELAARNIALPVLWGNRNWDPYIPAVLQDAYDAGHRRLLMVTTSAYSSYSGCRQYREDIGMALTETGLDGKLAVDKVRQYFDHPGFVEPFIEGTAASLTKVRAELAAAGTPEAPVHVMFATHSIPTRDAEASGNSELELREFAENSAYVAQHLAAAEAIMAAVDPAQEWSLVYQSRSGAPHVPWLEPDINDALTEKAAAGTKGVVVVPLGFVSDHMEVRWDLDTEAAETCAELGLTFDRSPTPGTHQKFVSGLVDLICERTIENHIEERPAMTKLGPWFDVCNPGCCANFRGAKPAISEVGSTIGLVSAPAGS, encoded by the coding sequence ATGAGCAACCGCAAGGTAGCCCCCGCCGAATACGACGCCATTTTGCTGGCCTCCTTTGGCGGTCCCGAGGGCCAAGATGATGTCATCCCGTTCCTGCGCAACGTCACGCGCGGCCGAGGCATCCCCGACGAGCGCCTCGAAGAGGTCAGCCACCACTACCGCAAAAACGGCGGCATCAGCCCCATCAACGCACAGAACCGTGCGCTGAAGGCGGCTCTGGAAGCCGAGCTGGCAGCCCGCAACATCGCCTTGCCCGTGCTGTGGGGCAACCGCAACTGGGATCCCTACATCCCCGCCGTTTTGCAGGATGCGTACGACGCCGGTCACCGCCGACTCTTGATGGTCACCACCAGCGCCTACTCCTCATACTCCGGCTGCCGCCAGTACCGTGAAGATATCGGCATGGCCCTGACCGAGACCGGTCTGGATGGCAAGTTGGCCGTGGACAAGGTACGCCAGTACTTTGACCACCCCGGTTTTGTTGAGCCCTTCATTGAAGGAACCGCAGCGTCCTTGACGAAGGTGCGCGCCGAGTTGGCCGCAGCCGGCACTCCGGAGGCGCCGGTGCACGTCATGTTTGCCACGCACTCGATTCCCACCAGGGATGCGGAAGCCTCGGGTAACTCCGAGCTGGAACTCCGCGAATTCGCCGAGAACTCTGCCTACGTGGCGCAGCACCTCGCGGCAGCTGAAGCCATCATGGCTGCGGTTGACCCCGCTCAGGAATGGTCACTGGTTTACCAGTCCCGTTCGGGTGCTCCGCATGTGCCGTGGTTGGAACCGGACATCAACGATGCTCTGACCGAGAAGGCCGCGGCTGGCACCAAGGGCGTTGTTGTTGTCCCCTTGGGCTTTGTCAGCGACCACATGGAGGTCCGCTGGGATCTCGATACCGAAGCCGCAGAAACGTGCGCCGAGTTGGGCCTGACCTTTGACCGCTCACCCACCCCCGGCACGCACCAGAAGTTTGTCAGTGGCCTCGTGGACCTGATCTGTGAACGCACTATTGAGAACCACATTGAAGAACGCCCGGCCATGACAAAGTTGGGGCCGTGGTTCGACGTCTGCAACCCGGGCTGCTGCGCCAACTTCCGTGGTGCGAAGCCTGCTATCTCAGAAGTGGGCAGCACCATAGGGCTGGTATCCGCGCCAGCTGGCTCCTGA
- a CDS encoding thiazole synthase, with protein sequence MTETKTPTRNDALVIDGVALNSRLIMGTGGAPSLSGLGAALIASGTELTTVAMRRYSVDEAAGGGTNLFKLLLENNIRVLPNTAGCFTAREALMTAELAREALETDWVKLEVVADERTLLPDALELAEATEQLVNRGFKVFAYTNDDPVLALRLEQLGAVAVMPLGAPIGTGLGILNPHNIELIVSRASVPVVLDAGIGTASDAALAMELGCDAVLLATAVTRAQNPLLMAEAFKHAVIGGRLASQGGRIPKRAHALASSAMAGRPDL encoded by the coding sequence ATGACAGAAACAAAAACACCGACCCGCAATGACGCCTTGGTGATCGATGGGGTTGCGCTGAACTCCCGCCTCATCATGGGCACCGGCGGCGCGCCCAGCCTGAGCGGTCTGGGCGCTGCGCTCATCGCCTCCGGCACCGAGCTGACCACCGTGGCCATGCGCCGGTACTCCGTGGATGAGGCAGCCGGCGGGGGCACCAACTTGTTCAAGCTGCTGCTGGAAAACAACATCCGTGTCCTGCCCAACACCGCCGGCTGCTTCACGGCGCGTGAAGCGCTCATGACGGCCGAGCTGGCCCGGGAAGCACTGGAGACGGACTGGGTGAAGCTGGAGGTGGTTGCCGATGAGCGCACCCTGCTGCCCGATGCACTGGAATTGGCCGAGGCCACCGAGCAGTTGGTCAACCGAGGCTTCAAGGTTTTCGCTTACACCAACGACGATCCCGTGCTGGCGCTACGCCTGGAACAGCTCGGTGCGGTGGCCGTCATGCCGTTGGGAGCCCCCATCGGCACCGGCCTGGGCATCCTGAATCCGCACAACATTGAGCTCATTGTTTCCCGTGCCTCCGTACCCGTGGTGCTCGACGCTGGGATCGGCACCGCCTCGGACGCTGCCTTGGCGATGGAGCTGGGGTGCGACGCAGTGCTGCTGGCCACCGCCGTCACCCGGGCGCAGAATCCATTACTCATGGCTGAAGCCTTTAAACACGCGGTCATCGGTGGCAGACTGGCCTCACAGGGTGGCCGCATTCCCAAGCGGGCGCATGCATTGGCCTCGTCGGCAATGGCTGGCCGCCCCGACTTATAG
- a CDS encoding DUF3107 domain-containing protein encodes MEIKIGIQNVNREIVLESDESSEEVANQVSEALAKGTELRLKDEKGRMIIVPGNALGYVELGGEKARSVGFGAL; translated from the coding sequence GTGGAAATTAAGATCGGCATCCAGAACGTCAACCGCGAGATCGTCCTTGAATCCGATGAGAGCTCAGAAGAGGTCGCCAACCAGGTCTCCGAGGCGCTGGCCAAGGGCACCGAACTGCGTCTCAAAGACGAAAAGGGCCGCATGATCATTGTTCCCGGTAATGCTCTGGGGTACGTTGAACTCGGTGGCGAGAAGGCCCGCAGCGTAGGATTCGGCGCGCTCTAA
- a CDS encoding glutamyl-tRNA reductase, whose translation MVLFSLVASHSSIDLETVARLSAGAAAASAELCADSNAVAGLVTLTTCNRYELYVQASSGEDLESARSTAIEALSRHSGLAESQVSQALATLQGDAVVRHLFAVSTGLESAVVGEREIAGQVRRALASAQDQGATTPSLVRLFQSAAKTAKDVGAQTALGRRGMSIVSVALDLAAELQNAPSLPVGVSPNAPRPLPLLASSPRDPRGRGPTSPFAAASPLAGKSAVLFGTGAYAGAAMAQLMQRGCTDISVYSSSGRAETFTASRGGTALNEQSLPAALASASLLVGCSGSGHQITRTDLAQLRHTDSPLLTVIDLALTHDFAPDVAELPGVDLLTLETVRQAAPAEQESTLAQAAAMVDEATTNFEQARNARSLDHAIVALRRHTMGVLDDELAKVRKQHGCNAATAEVEFAMRRMVKQLLHVPTVRAKELAAAGDSESYLAALDVLYGLKLTPEVIGSAVNSQVTDSGVEHDGVPLTSLTQTDPARKATA comes from the coding sequence GTGGTCCTCTTTTCGCTCGTAGCCTCTCACTCCTCCATTGATCTGGAAACCGTTGCCCGCCTCAGCGCCGGGGCCGCGGCAGCCAGTGCTGAACTCTGCGCCGACAGCAACGCTGTGGCAGGGCTGGTCACCTTGACCACCTGCAACCGCTACGAGCTCTATGTCCAGGCAAGTAGCGGCGAGGATCTCGAATCCGCCCGCAGCACGGCCATTGAAGCCCTGAGCCGGCACTCCGGACTGGCCGAATCCCAAGTTTCACAGGCTCTGGCCACGCTGCAGGGCGACGCCGTAGTCCGCCACCTTTTTGCGGTGAGCACCGGCTTGGAATCCGCCGTGGTGGGCGAACGAGAAATTGCCGGCCAGGTGCGCCGCGCCTTGGCATCTGCTCAGGATCAAGGTGCCACCACACCATCATTGGTCAGACTCTTCCAATCCGCCGCCAAGACCGCCAAAGACGTCGGCGCGCAGACAGCATTGGGCCGCCGCGGCATGTCGATCGTCTCTGTCGCCCTTGACCTCGCCGCCGAGTTGCAAAACGCCCCTTCACTTCCTGTCGGAGTGTCCCCCAACGCTCCCCGGCCGCTCCCCCTGCTCGCAAGCTCGCCGCGGGACCCTCGCGGCCGTGGGCCCACCTCACCATTTGCAGCAGCCAGCCCACTCGCTGGCAAGTCTGCGGTTTTGTTCGGCACGGGCGCCTATGCCGGGGCAGCCATGGCCCAGCTGATGCAGCGCGGCTGCACCGACATTTCGGTCTATTCCTCCTCCGGCCGAGCCGAAACGTTCACGGCCTCGCGCGGCGGCACGGCCCTCAATGAGCAATCACTGCCTGCTGCTCTGGCAAGCGCCTCGCTGCTGGTAGGTTGCAGCGGCTCAGGTCACCAGATCACACGCACTGATTTGGCACAGTTGCGCCACACTGATTCCCCGCTGTTGACGGTGATCGATCTTGCCCTGACTCACGATTTCGCTCCCGATGTGGCAGAGCTTCCAGGCGTGGATTTGTTGACGCTGGAAACCGTACGGCAGGCGGCCCCCGCGGAGCAGGAATCAACATTGGCCCAAGCCGCAGCCATGGTCGATGAAGCCACCACCAACTTTGAACAAGCCAGAAACGCCAGGTCGCTGGATCACGCCATCGTGGCACTGCGCCGGCACACCATGGGTGTTCTGGATGATGAACTTGCCAAGGTTCGCAAGCAGCATGGTTGCAACGCCGCTACGGCCGAGGTGGAGTTTGCCATGCGCCGGATGGTCAAGCAGCTGCTGCATGTGCCCACGGTCAGGGCCAAGGAATTGGCCGCCGCTGGTGACTCCGAAAGCTACCTTGCCGCCCTTGATGTCCTGTACGGCCTCAAGCTCACCCCCGAGGTGATTGGCTCTGCCGTGAACTCCCAAGTAACGGACTCCGGTGTAGAGCACGACGGCGTCCCCCTCACCTCGCTCACCCAGACCGACCCGGCGAGAAAAGCAACCGCCTGA
- the hemQ gene encoding hydrogen peroxide-dependent heme synthase — translation MSHTSAQTVTKTPAETPFTLWTVFKRTGSFTGGEAAVSEFVALVASLAAESITLRGAYDVSAMRNDADIMVWLVGAEAEGLQRAIRSIRRTELFAATDIAWSAMGVHREAEFTKSHAPAYMGAHEPKGWVCVYPFVRSYDWYILPTEERSRMLREHGMLGREYPQVQANTVSAFALGDWEWLLGLEADNLVDLVDMMRSLRYSDARLHVREEVPFYTGRRVNSAEIAEVLR, via the coding sequence ATGAGCCACACTTCTGCACAAACTGTCACTAAAACTCCGGCTGAGACGCCGTTCACTTTATGGACCGTGTTCAAGCGAACCGGGTCCTTCACGGGCGGGGAAGCTGCGGTGAGCGAATTTGTTGCGCTCGTTGCCTCGCTGGCCGCCGAGAGTATCACTCTGCGCGGGGCCTACGATGTCTCCGCGATGCGCAACGACGCCGACATCATGGTGTGGCTCGTCGGTGCCGAAGCCGAGGGCCTGCAGCGGGCTATCCGCAGCATCCGGCGCACCGAGCTGTTCGCGGCCACTGACATCGCCTGGTCGGCCATGGGCGTGCACCGCGAAGCAGAGTTCACCAAGTCCCATGCTCCTGCGTACATGGGCGCCCACGAGCCCAAGGGCTGGGTCTGCGTTTACCCATTTGTGCGCTCCTACGACTGGTACATCCTGCCCACCGAAGAACGCTCACGCATGCTGCGCGAACACGGCATGTTGGGCCGCGAGTACCCGCAGGTTCAGGCCAACACCGTCTCCGCCTTCGCCTTGGGAGACTGGGAATGGCTGCTGGGTCTGGAAGCCGACAACCTGGTTGACCTGGTCGACATGATGCGCAGCCTGCGCTACTCCGATGCCCGCCTGCATGTGCGCGAAGAAGTGCCGTTCTACACCGGCCGCCGCGTGAACAGCGCCGAAATTGCCGAGGTTCTCCGATGA
- the moeB gene encoding molybdopterin-synthase adenylyltransferase MoeB, with product MVSLIPPHTSTKLSSQLALPPLVEPGPPLAAAELERYSRHALIPEIGLEGQRRLRNARVLVIGAGGLGSPALLYLAAAGVGTLGIVDDDSVELSNLQRQVIHGVSDIGRTKLESARDSILELNPGINVVLHQLRLDSSNALDLFTDYDVILDGADNFATRYLVNDAAALLGKPYVWGSILRFDGQVSVFWDKFGPNYRDLYPEPPAPGTVPSCAEGGVFGMLCASIGAMMVTEAVKLITGIGQTLLGRLLIFDALSARWREIRISKDPAAPPITELIDYEIFCGLFPAEKNDGDLISATELASRLARRERGEENFVLVDVREPVEFEIARIPGSVLIPLAGIRDGSALGALPQGVPLILHCKAGTRSAQALASLRAAGFADVVHLDGGIDAWAANDK from the coding sequence ATGGTTTCCTTGATCCCGCCCCACACCTCAACCAAGCTCTCATCGCAGCTGGCTTTGCCTCCCCTCGTGGAGCCCGGTCCGCCGCTGGCAGCAGCGGAATTGGAGCGGTATTCGCGCCACGCGCTGATCCCCGAAATTGGCCTAGAGGGCCAGCGCCGCCTGCGTAATGCGCGTGTGTTGGTGATAGGTGCAGGTGGGTTGGGATCCCCGGCGCTGCTGTACTTGGCGGCGGCCGGAGTGGGCACACTGGGCATCGTGGACGATGACAGTGTTGAGTTGAGCAATTTGCAGCGTCAAGTCATCCACGGCGTGTCGGACATTGGCCGCACCAAGCTCGAATCCGCTCGCGATTCCATTCTGGAACTGAATCCCGGCATCAACGTGGTGCTGCATCAGCTCCGGCTCGATTCCTCCAACGCCCTGGACCTTTTCACCGATTATGACGTCATTTTGGACGGCGCCGACAACTTCGCCACCCGCTACCTGGTCAATGACGCCGCAGCGCTCCTCGGCAAGCCCTATGTGTGGGGTTCAATCCTGCGCTTCGACGGGCAAGTCAGCGTCTTTTGGGATAAGTTCGGCCCCAACTACCGAGATCTGTACCCTGAACCGCCGGCACCCGGCACCGTCCCGTCCTGCGCAGAGGGCGGCGTTTTTGGCATGCTGTGCGCCTCGATCGGGGCCATGATGGTCACCGAAGCCGTCAAACTCATCACCGGGATCGGCCAAACCCTCCTGGGGCGGCTCCTCATTTTCGACGCCCTCAGCGCCCGCTGGCGTGAAATCCGGATCTCCAAGGACCCCGCCGCGCCACCCATCACCGAGCTCATCGACTACGAGATTTTCTGTGGGCTTTTCCCTGCCGAGAAGAACGACGGCGACCTCATCTCCGCGACCGAGCTCGCCTCACGCTTGGCCCGACGAGAGCGCGGTGAGGAAAATTTTGTGCTCGTTGACGTGCGCGAGCCAGTGGAATTTGAGATTGCCCGGATCCCCGGATCCGTCCTCATTCCCCTGGCCGGCATCCGTGATGGCTCCGCGCTGGGAGCGCTGCCGCAAGGCGTTCCACTCATCCTGCATTGCAAGGCGGGCACCCGCTCAGCCCAAGCATTGGCGAGCCTGCGCGCGGCCGGTTTTGCCGACGTCGTACATCTTGACGGCGGGATTGACGCCTGGGCTGCTAACGACAAATAG
- a CDS encoding 4a-hydroxytetrahydrobiopterin dehydratase: MAAPDDVLTRTRIDMELQSLPQWRDIGDLRTVLKCPTSAGALALFAAIGELAQKANHHPDVDWRYDTLFIATSSHDAGGQITARDIALARAISNAAQGAGAVARPELIRRA, from the coding sequence ATGGCTGCCCCCGATGATGTGCTGACCCGGACCCGCATCGATATGGAACTTCAATCGCTGCCCCAGTGGCGTGACATTGGTGACCTGCGTACGGTACTGAAATGTCCGACGTCGGCCGGAGCCTTGGCACTTTTCGCCGCCATTGGGGAACTCGCCCAAAAGGCCAACCACCACCCGGATGTGGACTGGCGGTACGACACCTTGTTCATTGCCACCAGCTCGCATGACGCAGGCGGGCAGATCACCGCCCGCGACATCGCCTTGGCCCGCGCCATCTCGAACGCGGCGCAGGGTGCAGGGGCCGTGGCCAGACCGGAACTGATCCGCAGAGCCTGA
- the hemG gene encoding protoporphyrinogen oxidase has protein sequence MENRRLAAKAQKPQSHPAPNQAVVVGGGISGLVAALDLQLAGFQVSIYEAGSAWGGCVGVHELAGVKLDSGAESFATRNTAVADLAAELGLGSKIVTPDPAGAWVWLPEGPVPLPRTGILGIPSDLTAPEVKAALGAAGVLRAALDAKMPVNIGTTEAVSSVADLVRHRMGKRVLERLVAPVVAGVHSADPELLDVDMVAPGLRAGIREHGSLAAAVAAQRAGGTKPGSAVGGLEGGMHTLISALVAALEKAGVAMHSGHRIKAIYRGDTEEPAQQEAAYDGAGPLRWTVDWEHGTERGFEAANLLVVATDGPTAVKLLSQEVPNLSAFAPAPGPDIRLVTLAVDVPELDSAPRGTGILVAPGVDGVTAKALTHATAKWEWLADATGPGTHILRLSYGRAGTKPADAVRLTARTPSDEDLVNTALRDASTLLGIPVTESDLLGSDIVRWQGALPFAAVGHQGKIAKVHALANDVPGLVLTGAWMSGNGLAAVVGGTRRQVRAVVDAAGRM, from the coding sequence ATGGAAAACCGCAGACTCGCAGCTAAGGCCCAGAAGCCACAGAGCCATCCGGCTCCCAACCAGGCAGTGGTGGTGGGTGGCGGAATTTCCGGGCTGGTGGCGGCACTGGACCTGCAGTTAGCCGGTTTTCAAGTCAGCATTTACGAGGCTGGTTCCGCGTGGGGTGGCTGCGTTGGCGTTCATGAACTGGCCGGAGTCAAGCTCGATAGCGGTGCGGAATCGTTCGCCACGCGGAACACGGCCGTGGCGGACCTGGCGGCCGAGCTGGGTCTGGGCTCAAAGATTGTGACCCCGGATCCCGCTGGCGCCTGGGTGTGGCTGCCAGAGGGACCGGTGCCGTTGCCACGCACGGGAATCCTTGGCATCCCCTCGGACCTGACCGCCCCCGAGGTCAAGGCCGCATTGGGTGCCGCGGGCGTGCTGCGGGCCGCCCTGGACGCCAAAATGCCTGTCAACATCGGCACCACCGAGGCCGTGAGCAGTGTGGCCGATCTGGTGAGGCACAGGATGGGCAAGCGGGTGCTCGAACGCCTCGTGGCACCGGTTGTTGCTGGCGTGCATTCGGCCGATCCGGAACTGCTGGACGTGGACATGGTGGCTCCGGGCCTGCGTGCAGGCATCCGCGAACACGGATCCCTCGCCGCTGCCGTCGCCGCCCAGCGTGCCGGCGGAACTAAGCCCGGTTCTGCCGTGGGCGGGCTGGAAGGTGGCATGCACACGCTGATCAGCGCACTCGTTGCGGCGCTGGAAAAGGCTGGCGTCGCCATGCATTCCGGGCACCGCATCAAGGCGATTTACCGTGGCGACACCGAGGAGCCGGCGCAGCAGGAAGCCGCGTACGACGGCGCTGGGCCGTTGCGCTGGACCGTTGACTGGGAACACGGTACAGAACGCGGATTCGAGGCCGCCAACCTGTTGGTCGTGGCCACCGATGGTCCCACGGCGGTCAAGCTCCTCAGTCAGGAAGTCCCCAATCTGAGCGCTTTTGCCCCGGCGCCGGGTCCTGACATTCGGCTCGTCACCCTTGCGGTGGATGTGCCCGAACTCGATTCGGCTCCGCGGGGCACGGGCATCTTGGTTGCGCCCGGCGTGGACGGTGTCACGGCTAAGGCCCTCACGCACGCCACTGCGAAATGGGAATGGCTGGCTGATGCCACCGGCCCCGGAACGCACATCCTGCGCCTGTCCTACGGCCGTGCCGGCACAAAACCGGCCGACGCCGTCCGGCTCACCGCCCGCACGCCCAGCGATGAGGACCTGGTGAACACGGCGCTGCGTGACGCCTCAACACTCTTGGGGATTCCCGTCACGGAATCCGATCTCCTAGGGTCGGACATTGTCCGCTGGCAGGGCGCACTACCGTTTGCCGCCGTCGGCCATCAGGGAAAAATTGCCAAGGTTCACGCCCTCGCCAATGACGTCCCTGGGCTGGTCTTGACGGGTGCTTGGATGAGCGGCAACGGCCTTGCCGCGGTGGTCGGTGGGACTCGGCGCCAGGTTCGCGCCGTGGTGGACGCCGCCGGACGCATGTGA
- the hemE gene encoding uroporphyrinogen decarboxylase yields the protein MTLSPSHPLMDGRTAHSPLITAYRGEKPSRNPVWFMRQAGRSLPEYRELRVGTTMLESCLKPAMAAEITLQPVRRHGVDAAIFFSDIVIPLKLAGVGVDIVPGVGPVLDKPIRSAADIAALPELTDESLDPIREAVALTVAELGNTPLIGFAGAPFTVAAYMVEGKPSRDHLGPRTMMHAQPELWAELMNWAADASGKFLRAQIEAGASAGQLFDSWAGSLGLADYTAHVAPASSRTFDHVRDLGVPLVHFGTGTSELLGAMHTAGGDVMGVDYRLPLDEANRRLGGTVPLQGNIDPALLTAPWEVLEKHVREVLAAGSDAPSHVVNLGHGVPPETDPAVLTRLVELIHSI from the coding sequence ATGACTCTGAGCCCCAGCCACCCCCTGATGGATGGCCGCACCGCACATTCCCCATTGATCACCGCCTACAGGGGCGAAAAGCCCAGCCGCAACCCTGTTTGGTTCATGCGCCAGGCAGGACGCTCACTTCCTGAATACCGCGAACTGCGGGTTGGCACCACCATGCTGGAATCGTGCCTCAAGCCGGCCATGGCCGCTGAAATCACGCTCCAGCCCGTGCGCCGCCACGGCGTCGATGCCGCAATCTTCTTTTCCGACATTGTCATTCCGCTCAAGCTGGCTGGCGTGGGCGTAGACATTGTCCCCGGCGTGGGCCCGGTGCTGGATAAGCCCATCCGCTCTGCAGCGGACATTGCTGCATTGCCCGAGCTGACGGATGAATCCCTTGACCCGATCCGTGAGGCCGTTGCGCTGACGGTTGCCGAATTGGGAAACACTCCGCTGATCGGCTTCGCCGGGGCACCCTTCACGGTGGCCGCCTACATGGTGGAAGGCAAGCCGTCCCGCGACCACCTGGGCCCGCGCACCATGATGCACGCGCAGCCCGAACTCTGGGCGGAACTGATGAACTGGGCAGCCGACGCCTCCGGGAAGTTCCTGCGCGCCCAAATCGAAGCTGGCGCCAGCGCGGGCCAGCTCTTCGACTCCTGGGCGGGTTCGCTGGGACTGGCCGATTACACAGCACATGTGGCCCCGGCATCGTCCCGCACCTTTGACCACGTTCGCGATCTTGGCGTTCCGCTGGTCCACTTTGGCACCGGCACCAGTGAACTTCTAGGTGCCATGCACACGGCTGGCGGCGACGTCATGGGTGTGGATTACCGGCTGCCGTTGGACGAGGCGAACAGGCGTCTGGGTGGTACCGTGCCGCTGCAGGGCAACATCGATCCGGCGCTGCTCACCGCTCCGTGGGAGGTCCTGGAAAAACATGTTCGCGAAGTACTGGCGGCTGGCTCCGACGCTCCCTCGCATGTGGTGAACTTGGGGCATGGAGTGCCGCCGGAAACGGATCCGGCCGTCCTGACTCGCCTCGTTGAATTGATCCACTCCATCTAG
- a CDS encoding SDR family NAD(P)-dependent oxidoreductase, producing the protein MNRSDLQETPQMPLNSGFGHDSTAASVLEDMDLSGCSAIVTGGYSGLGLETVRALVSAGVEVSVPARRADHARGVLADAELGNVAVFEMDLGSQDSVKRFAAQYLDSGRRLDILINNAAIMACPETRVGPGWEAQFAINHLGHFTLVNELWPVLSTDGARVVALSSTGHKRSGIHFDDPQFTNGYDKWEAYGQAKTANSLFAVELDALGAQSGVRAFAVNPGGIMTGLQRHLTQEEMVAAGWMDSAGTLREGFKNTQQGAATSVWAATSPLLDGHGGVYCEDCDIAAPTDPASELARFAGVDAHAIDPESARRLWELSAELTGVNAFG; encoded by the coding sequence ATGAACCGCAGTGACCTGCAAGAAACCCCGCAAATGCCCTTGAATTCTGGGTTTGGTCACGACAGCACGGCGGCTTCGGTGCTGGAGGACATGGACTTATCGGGGTGCTCGGCTATTGTGACAGGCGGCTACTCGGGGCTGGGCTTGGAAACTGTGCGAGCGCTGGTGAGTGCAGGGGTGGAGGTCAGCGTTCCGGCCCGCCGAGCCGATCACGCCCGCGGGGTACTCGCGGATGCGGAACTGGGCAATGTGGCGGTATTTGAGATGGATCTGGGCTCGCAGGACAGTGTGAAAAGGTTCGCCGCACAGTATCTTGACTCGGGCAGGCGGCTGGACATCCTGATCAATAACGCCGCGATCATGGCGTGTCCGGAGACGCGCGTGGGGCCAGGCTGGGAAGCCCAATTTGCCATCAACCACCTAGGTCATTTCACTCTGGTCAACGAGCTGTGGCCGGTCCTTTCCACGGATGGTGCGCGGGTGGTGGCACTGTCATCAACGGGACATAAACGCTCGGGCATTCATTTTGATGACCCTCAGTTCACGAACGGGTACGACAAATGGGAGGCGTATGGGCAGGCAAAAACTGCCAACAGTCTTTTTGCCGTGGAACTGGACGCGCTCGGGGCGCAGAGCGGCGTGCGAGCCTTTGCCGTCAACCCCGGCGGCATCATGACGGGGCTGCAACGTCACCTGACACAGGAGGAAATGGTGGCCGCCGGCTGGATGGATTCCGCGGGTACGTTGCGCGAAGGGTTCAAAAACACGCAGCAGGGTGCCGCCACCTCTGTCTGGGCCGCGACCTCGCCACTCCTGGATGGCCACGGCGGGGTCTACTGCGAAGACTGCGACATTGCCGCACCCACCGATCCTGCCTCGGAGCTGGCCCGGTTTGCCGGTGTGGACGCCCACGCCATTGACCCCGAGAGTGCCCGGCGACTTTGGGAGTTATCGGCAGAACTGACGGGCGTCAACGCCTTCGGCTGA
- a CDS encoding TetR/AcrR family transcriptional regulator: MTVDPAAKERPAPRTQPSRMPRDERRAQLLASALEVFVTHGYHGAAMDEIAETAKVSKPVLYQHFPSKRELYLALLDSHLEGLTTMLLAALSSTTDNNLRVQATMKAYFQFMAKDDQAHRLVFESDLVNDVEVAARLEKFNANYADAIGAVIAEDTKLPPIEATLLGRALAGMAQVSARYWLEESGDLDLDVASDLIYRLAWRGISRFPKES, encoded by the coding sequence ATGACTGTAGATCCAGCAGCGAAGGAACGTCCCGCCCCGCGGACGCAACCGAGCCGCATGCCGCGTGACGAACGCCGCGCCCAGCTGCTCGCCTCCGCCCTTGAAGTGTTCGTCACTCACGGCTATCACGGTGCGGCCATGGATGAGATTGCTGAGACTGCAAAGGTCAGCAAGCCCGTGCTCTACCAACACTTCCCCAGCAAGCGGGAATTGTATTTGGCCCTGCTGGACAGCCATCTGGAGGGGTTGACCACCATGCTGTTGGCGGCTCTGAGCTCCACAACGGATAACAATCTGCGGGTTCAGGCCACCATGAAGGCCTACTTCCAGTTCATGGCTAAAGACGATCAAGCCCACCGGCTGGTGTTTGAATCCGATCTTGTCAACGACGTCGAGGTGGCTGCCCGCCTGGAGAAGTTCAACGCCAACTACGCCGATGCCATTGGCGCTGTCATTGCCGAGGACACCAAGCTGCCACCCATTGAGGCAACGTTGCTGGGCCGGGCTCTGGCCGGGATGGCCCAGGTGAGCGCCCGCTACTGGTTGGAAGAAAGCGGCGATTTGGACCTCGATGTGGCCAGCGATCTGATCTACCGTTTAGCTTGGCGCGGAATTAGCCGCTTCCCCAAGGAATCCTGA